From Actinosynnema mirum DSM 43827, a single genomic window includes:
- a CDS encoding ABC transporter ATP-binding protein, with protein MSEPVLEIRALNVDYGLGADAVRAVRDVDLTLHRGEVLGLAGESGSGKSTLAYGMTRLLPPPGVVASGEVLYHGPDGPVDVLRMSDARLRAFRWAETAIVFQGAMNSLNPVKRISTQLTDVVAAHDTGSTKASRLARAREVLALVGIAADRLDSYPHQLSGGMRQRVMIAMALVLQPEVVIMDEPTTALDVVVQRQILRQLVDLRERLGFSVVFITHDLSLLVEFSDRIAIMYGGRIVEQAGSSEIYRTPLHPYSEGLLGSFPALRGPRRVLAGIPGSPPDLRGMPSGCAFHPRCPRAMERCGVEVPALGLPGDQPDADRAVACWLHPVHDNGS; from the coding sequence GTGAGCGAGCCGGTCCTGGAGATCCGAGCCCTCAACGTCGACTACGGCCTCGGCGCCGACGCCGTGCGGGCCGTGCGCGACGTCGACCTGACCCTGCACCGCGGCGAGGTCCTCGGCCTGGCGGGCGAGAGCGGCAGCGGCAAGTCCACCCTCGCCTACGGCATGACCAGGCTGCTCCCGCCGCCCGGCGTCGTCGCCTCCGGCGAGGTGCTCTACCACGGCCCCGACGGGCCCGTCGACGTGCTGCGGATGTCCGACGCGCGGCTGCGCGCGTTCCGCTGGGCCGAGACCGCGATCGTGTTCCAGGGCGCGATGAACTCGCTCAACCCGGTCAAGCGGATCTCCACCCAGCTCACCGACGTCGTCGCCGCGCACGACACGGGCAGCACCAAGGCGTCCCGGCTCGCGCGGGCCCGCGAGGTGCTCGCGCTCGTCGGCATCGCCGCCGACCGGCTCGACAGCTACCCGCACCAGCTCTCCGGCGGGATGCGCCAGCGCGTCATGATCGCCATGGCGCTGGTGCTGCAGCCCGAGGTCGTGATCATGGACGAGCCCACCACCGCGCTGGACGTGGTGGTGCAGCGGCAGATCCTGCGCCAGCTCGTGGACCTGCGCGAGCGGCTCGGGTTCTCCGTCGTGTTCATCACCCACGACCTGTCGCTGCTGGTCGAGTTCTCCGACCGGATCGCGATCATGTACGGCGGGCGCATCGTCGAGCAGGCCGGGTCCTCGGAGATCTACCGGACGCCGCTGCACCCGTACAGCGAGGGGCTCCTCGGCTCGTTCCCCGCGCTGCGCGGCCCCCGCCGCGTGCTCGCGGGCATCCCCGGCTCACCGCCGGACCTGCGCGGAATGCCCTCGGGCTGCGCGTTCCACCCCCGCTGTCCGCGCGCGATGGAGCGCTGCGGTGTGGAGGTCCCGGCGCTCGGCCTCCCCGGCGACCAGCCGGACGCCGACCGCGCCGTGGCCTGTTGGCTGCACCCCGTTCACGACAACGGGTCCTGA
- a CDS encoding GH1 family beta-glucosidase yields the protein MDTTARAAGFDPAIASLPPSFRWGVATSAYQIEGAVAEDGRGPSIWDTYCRVPGMVHEGDNGDVACDHYHRMPEDVELIRSLGVDTYRFSVAWPRVQPGGTGPANPKGLAFYDRLVDELLAKGVDPWVTLYHWDLPQELEDAGGWPVRDTAHRFADYSMLVFDALQDRVRTWTTLNEPWCSAMLGYHVGRQAPGRTHFPDAIKAVHHLLLGHGLATRRMREAAVKPTEFGITLNMGHAAPATDSELDRDAARRADGLGRRIYLHPVVTGEYPADVVADLAARGAELPVRDGDLELISQPIEVLGINHYTSSKHSGTAEDGSTVDADGLPVDRELRYGRPVTAMDWEIVPEQFTELLLQNAREYPDLPPMVITENGAAFDDVVSPDGSVDDADRVAYLDSHIAAVAKAREGGADVRGYFAWSLMDNFEWSYGYEKRFGIVHVDYETQVRTPKASALWYRDVAKRVRES from the coding sequence GTGGACACCACCGCACGCGCCGCCGGGTTCGACCCGGCCATCGCGTCGCTGCCCCCCTCGTTCCGCTGGGGCGTGGCCACTTCCGCCTACCAGATCGAGGGGGCGGTGGCCGAGGACGGGCGCGGACCGTCCATCTGGGACACCTACTGCCGCGTCCCCGGCATGGTGCACGAGGGCGACAACGGCGACGTGGCCTGCGACCACTACCACCGGATGCCCGAGGACGTCGAGCTGATCCGCTCGCTCGGCGTCGACACCTACCGGTTCTCGGTGGCCTGGCCGCGCGTCCAGCCGGGCGGCACGGGTCCGGCGAACCCCAAGGGCCTGGCGTTCTACGACCGGCTCGTGGACGAGCTGCTCGCCAAGGGCGTCGACCCGTGGGTGACGCTCTACCACTGGGACCTGCCGCAGGAGCTGGAGGACGCGGGCGGCTGGCCGGTCCGCGACACCGCCCACCGGTTCGCCGACTACTCGATGCTGGTGTTCGACGCGCTGCAGGACCGGGTGCGCACGTGGACCACGCTCAACGAGCCGTGGTGCTCGGCCATGCTCGGCTACCACGTCGGCAGGCAGGCGCCCGGCCGCACGCACTTCCCGGACGCCATCAAGGCCGTGCACCACCTGCTGCTCGGCCACGGCCTGGCCACCCGGCGGATGCGCGAGGCGGCGGTGAAGCCCACCGAGTTCGGCATCACGCTGAACATGGGCCACGCCGCGCCCGCCACCGACAGCGAGCTGGACCGCGACGCCGCCCGGCGCGCGGACGGCCTCGGCAGGCGCATCTACCTGCACCCGGTGGTCACCGGCGAGTACCCGGCCGACGTGGTCGCTGACCTCGCCGCGCGTGGCGCCGAGCTGCCGGTGCGGGACGGGGACCTGGAGCTGATCTCCCAGCCGATCGAGGTGCTGGGGATCAACCACTACACCAGCTCCAAGCACTCCGGCACCGCCGAGGACGGCTCGACGGTGGACGCGGACGGGCTGCCGGTGGACCGGGAGCTGCGCTACGGGCGGCCGGTCACCGCGATGGACTGGGAGATCGTGCCGGAGCAGTTCACCGAGCTGCTGCTGCAGAACGCGCGCGAGTACCCCGACCTGCCGCCGATGGTGATCACCGAGAACGGGGCGGCGTTCGACGACGTCGTCTCGCCGGACGGGTCGGTCGACGACGCGGACCGGGTGGCGTACCTGGACTCGCACATCGCGGCCGTGGCGAAGGCGCGCGAGGGCGGGGCGGACGTGCGCGGGTACTTCGCGTGGTCGCTGATGGACAACTTCGAGTGGTCTTACGGGTACGAGAAGCGGTTCGGGATCGTGCACGTGGACTACGAGACGCAGGTGCGCACGCCCAAGGCGAGCGCGCTCTGGTACCGGGACGTGGCCAAGCGGGTCCGGGAGAGCTGA
- a CDS encoding PP2C family protein-serine/threonine phosphatase: MQLTAGMATDVGRVRHDNEDCALVGAHVFAVADGMGGHAAGEVASALAVAALRDLDATPARRVGDVQRALEEANDAMLAEGATDPGKRGMGTTATGIAMVDVLGQAHWAVFNIGDSRVYRLFDGDLARLTTDHSRGHVLTRSLGVDRIPTPDLLVMPPAAGERFLMCSDGLTDELDDAEIAHVLSRIAEPGVAADELVRRAVEAGGRDNATAVVVDVAVPR; the protein is encoded by the coding sequence GTGCAGCTGACCGCGGGCATGGCCACCGACGTCGGCCGGGTGCGCCACGACAACGAGGACTGCGCGCTGGTCGGCGCGCACGTGTTCGCCGTCGCCGACGGCATGGGCGGGCACGCGGCGGGCGAGGTGGCCAGCGCGCTCGCCGTCGCCGCGCTCCGCGACCTCGACGCCACCCCCGCCCGCCGCGTCGGCGACGTGCAGCGCGCGCTGGAGGAGGCCAACGACGCGATGCTCGCCGAGGGCGCCACCGACCCCGGCAAGCGCGGCATGGGCACCACCGCCACCGGCATCGCCATGGTCGACGTGCTCGGCCAGGCGCACTGGGCGGTGTTCAACATCGGCGACTCGCGGGTGTACCGGCTGTTCGACGGCGACCTCGCCCGCCTCACCACCGACCACTCGCGCGGCCACGTCCTCACCCGCTCGCTCGGCGTCGACCGCATCCCCACCCCCGACCTGCTGGTCATGCCGCCTGCCGCGGGCGAGCGGTTCCTGATGTGCTCGGACGGGCTCACCGACGAGCTGGACGACGCCGAGATCGCGCACGTGCTGTCCCGGATCGCCGAACCGGGCGTGGCCGCCGACGAGCTGGTGCGCCGCGCCGTCGAGGCCGGTGGTCGGGACAACGCGACGGCCGTGGTCGTGGACGTGGCGGTGCCCCGGTGA